The sequence below is a genomic window from Opitutales bacterium.
CGGCACACAATGATGACTCAGCTCCCTTTGCCCAATTGCGCTGGCCTAACCCCAGCGCTCTAGGGTGGTGGACCCGCACCCGCGGAGCACGATCAAAAAAAGCAAAACCCAATCGACGTTCCAAAAAAACAAACCCGACGCCCCCGGCCCATTTTCCCCTTATTTGCCGTTGAGATGATACCTCCACGCTGCAAGGTCTTCTCGTCCCGCTCAGCGGGACTGCGATGTTTGTCCAGTTGCCCAAGGGCACCCACTGGCCTGCACCCCTTCGGGGCTTCGCCATCTCCGTGCTATGCACTCCGTCCACCTTGCCCCGCTCCGGTCCCAATTTTCCGTCTACTGCTTTGCAGTTCCGGCGGGTTCGCCTGGAGGCTCATATCCTTTGGGCAAAACAGGTTCCGAGCGTAGCGACACCCCGCCAAAATTATTGGGGGTTGTTGTGCTCTTTTACAAACGGCTCAAGCACAGCCACTATCTTCTCTTGTTGTCTACGTGGTAGCTGAGAGGCCGCTTCAAAAAGCTGCCTCATCTTACCGCCTTTGGGCGGTCTCTTACGATCTTGCTGACCGAGAAGCTCTTCCACGCTGCAGCCTAAAGCATCTGTAATCGGGACCAATAAATCTGAACGGGGCGATTTTCCAGTCTTCTCCCAATACGCTATATTTGATTGGCGCTCTCCAATACGTCGAGCCAGCTCACGCTGAGAAATCCCAGCATTTAGACGCAAAATCTTGAGAGTTGAGTCTGGGGCCTGTTTTCGAGTCACAAAAATCATAATAACAGAAGTATAGAAAAAACACTTGATATAGAACAGTCAGCCGTTCATCTGTGAACAGTCAAATTGATCTTGACGCCTAAAACGCAAAAAGGGCCAGTGACCCGTTCGCCAAAACAAAAGTCACTGACCCTCAATTATTAATATAATCTATGAATCAGGATGAACCGAATCACAGACAGAGACAAGAAATAAGCCACCTCGAAGGGTGTTCAAGCCAGGAAGGAGAGAGTCGACGGAGCTCGTCTCTTTTAACCTTCATGGACTTGGTCTGCATCGATGGTTTGCTCGCGGGCCAGGTCGAGACCTGGGAGCTCAATGACAACCTTTACGGCGATGACATACGCGCACTGTGTGCTCAGCATAAAGCGACACTGCGACGTAT
It includes:
- a CDS encoding helix-turn-helix transcriptional regulator, giving the protein MIFVTRKQAPDSTLKILRLNAGISQRELARRIGERQSNIAYWEKTGKSPRSDLLVPITDALGCSVEELLGQQDRKRPPKGGKMRQLFEAASQLPRRQQEKIVAVLEPFVKEHNNPQ